The genomic window CAGCGGCACATGAATTTTCCCGGTATGACTTTGGAATGATGGTTTATTTATTCAATCAGGGAACTTTTTTAAACGATGCCCTTCAAACGAGGTTGCCGGGAAAGTTCTTCTTATACCTGGAGGCAGGCCTCCCTATCGTAATAAGTGAAGAATTGGCGTATGTTGCAAAGATCGTGAGAGAATATGAAATAGGCATTGTTGTACGCCAGGCAGAGATAGATAACCTCTCGAAAATAATTCCTGGCTACCATTATGAGCAGCTGAAAAATAATGTCATTGCTGCAAGGAAGGAGCTTTCTATGGAAACTCATATTGAAAAACTTCTGAAATTTTATGAGAATTTATGACTCAGAAAATAATGTTGGGAAAATCTCCGTTGTCGTTCATCTGCTTCATTCTCCGCATGGCAGAAACCTCTTTTTTTCTATGGAGTATAACCGGCAAAATAGTTTATAATCAGCGCTATTGCAGATAGAAGCCAAGGTTCCATCATTTTCAGAAATGCGGATATGAATCAAAAAGAGAACGTAATAACAGATAAAATACTTTGGATACTCTTGCTTTTGGCTTGTGCAATACGCCTCTATATCTGGTATGTAACCCCGATAATCTCTACGGACGGCATCTCTTATATAAATACAGCAAAACATTTCGTAGCGGGAAACTTTTACGAAGGATTAAAACACGCATACCATCCCTTGTATCCCCTGTTTATATCGGCACTCTCAGTTATGGGTATCGGATTTGAGACTGCAGGAAGGCTTGTTTCCTTATGTTTTGGCACACTTTCCGTAGCAGCGGTATATTTTTTTGGAAAAAAGATGTTTGACTTGAGGATAGCCGTTGTATCGGCAATTCTCCTTGCCTTCCATCCTTATGCCGCGAGACTATCGGCCAATGTAAGGTGTGATGCGATGTATTTCTTTTTTTATCTGCTTGGATTTGGCCTGGGTTATTTAGCCCTTACTTTAAAGGAATCGTATCTCTTTTTCCTTGCTGGCATAGCAAGTGCATTTGCATATCTTACCAGACCCGAAGGAGTAGGTATCCTGCTCATAGTAAGCCTCTGGATAGGTATCCAATTCATAACACGTGAGCGTTCTGCCTGGAGGAATTACCTGAAGAAATTCTGTCTACTGCTCGTTGGATTTTTTATCTTTTCAAGCCCGTATTTATTATACCTGAGAGATTATACAAATTCCTGGACACTCACGCAAAAAAAGCAGATATCTGATATGAGCGGCATTACCGCTATGAGTGATATGGTGCATAATTTCCAACAATGGAAAATTAATGAGGTGAATAACACACCATGGGATGATTTTTCCTATGATAAAGTGGTTCCTGAACGCGATGCTGGCAAACAAGGTCTTCATCCCGTCCACACGACAACCGTTAAGCATACATCAGGTACGAAATACTTCCAATCACTCTGTTCGGTCTTAAACGAATTTATTATTACTATCCATTACCCATTCGTGATCTTTTTCATAATTGGCATTATGTACGTAATAAAAAATAAGAGAAAGAAAACGGTAAACTTCTATATCGCATCGTATCTGGTCCTTTTTTTATTGATATTGTATTTTCTGAAGTTAACGACTGGTTATGCTGGTCACCGGCATCTTTTAAATGTGATACTGATTACGCTCTTCTGGACGGGAATAGGAATAAGCAATACCTATTCATGGCTCATAAAAAAGATACCACTATGGCAACCCGCACAAGCAGAGAATATTCTTTCCCGAAGCGGCATTATTTTTTTGTGTCTGATTGTCACTTTCTTTCTGCCAAAGACGTTAAAGTCTTTTAAATCCGAAGGCATTTACAAAGATGCAGGCCTATGGATCAAGACCTTTTACTCCAATGTTCCTGCGGTTCTCACAGACGATTCGATAATCACATTTTATGCAGGTGTTCAAAGGCTGAAGATACCAAAAAAGAATACGTACGAAGAAATCGTAGCATATGCCAGGGCAAACAAAGTAGACCTTATTGCCGTAACAGATGATATTGTTGAGTATGATCAGGATTTCTTTTCAAAAATAAATCCCCATGATTTAAAAGAGC from Candidatus Brocadia sp. includes these protein-coding regions:
- a CDS encoding glycosyltransferase family 39 protein, with the protein product MNQKENVITDKILWILLLLACAIRLYIWYVTPIISTDGISYINTAKHFVAGNFYEGLKHAYHPLYPLFISALSVMGIGFETAGRLVSLCFGTLSVAAVYFFGKKMFDLRIAVVSAILLAFHPYAARLSANVRCDAMYFFFYLLGFGLGYLALTLKESYLFFLAGIASAFAYLTRPEGVGILLIVSLWIGIQFITRERSAWRNYLKKFCLLLVGFFIFSSPYLLYLRDYTNSWTLTQKKQISDMSGITAMSDMVHNFQQWKINEVNNTPWDDFSYDKVVPERDAGKQGLHPVHTTTVKHTSGTKYFQSLCSVLNEFIITIHYPFVIFFIIGIMYVIKNKRKKTVNFYIASYLVLFLLILYFLKLTTGYAGHRHLLNVILITLFWTGIGISNTYSWLIKKIPLWQPAQAENILSRSGIIFLCLIVTFFLPKTLKSFKSEGIYKDAGLWIKTFYSNVPAVLTDDSIITFYAGVQRLKIPKKNTYEEIVAYARANKVDLIAVTDDIVEYDQDFFSKINPHDLKELYRGTAKTEKVVIYQVLRINEQRSSAKLHTDEKEE